The following are from one region of the Paenalkalicoccus suaedae genome:
- the xerC gene encoding tyrosine recombinase XerC → MTQSEVDSFLSYLQVEKRASLHTVKNYQIDILEFYEFIQQRFTLTYAAVSYVHIREYLQDLYEKKLARTSISRKLSALRSFWSFLLREELVNENPFVLVQTPKKGSRLPTFLYADELEVLFTSIDTSKPLGMRNLAILELLYATGIRVTECVTLNIEDVDFDLATLFVQGKGQKERYVPIGAFALEAIDHYIKQGRSQLVKNSSEKALFINFRGSRLTDRGLRKMLTNLVEDVTLSTRISPHVIRHTFATHLLNEGADLRTVQELLGHSELSSTQIYTHVTKDRLKEVYSHTHPRA, encoded by the coding sequence ATGACTCAGTCAGAAGTTGATTCTTTTCTTTCGTATCTACAAGTAGAAAAACGTGCTTCGCTTCATACCGTTAAGAATTATCAAATCGACATCTTGGAGTTTTATGAATTTATCCAGCAGCGGTTTACACTTACATACGCTGCTGTTTCGTATGTCCATATTAGAGAGTATCTACAGGACCTTTACGAAAAAAAACTTGCCAGAACAAGCATTTCTAGAAAACTATCTGCATTGCGATCGTTTTGGAGCTTCCTACTTAGGGAAGAACTAGTGAATGAGAATCCATTCGTTCTCGTTCAAACACCTAAAAAAGGCTCGAGGCTACCAACTTTCTTGTATGCAGATGAACTCGAGGTGTTATTCACATCGATCGATACATCCAAGCCACTTGGGATGCGAAATTTGGCAATATTAGAACTTCTATATGCAACAGGAATTCGAGTCACGGAATGTGTGACGCTAAACATAGAAGATGTCGATTTTGACCTTGCAACACTATTTGTTCAGGGGAAAGGTCAAAAAGAGCGCTATGTCCCTATAGGAGCATTTGCACTAGAGGCTATTGATCATTATATTAAACAAGGACGGTCTCAACTTGTTAAGAATTCGTCTGAGAAAGCATTATTTATAAACTTTAGAGGATCAAGGCTAACAGACCGAGGGCTTCGAAAAATGCTAACGAACCTTGTAGAGGACGTCACGCTTTCTACAAGAATTAGTCCTCACGTTATTCGTCACACGTTTGCTACGCATTTATTAAATGAAGGTGCAGATCTTAGAACAGTTCAAGAACTTCTAGGTCATAGTGAACTGTCCTCTACTCAAATATATACGCACGTGACAAAAGACAGACTGAAAGAAGTTTATTCTCATACCCACCCTAGAGCTTAA
- the hslV gene encoding ATP-dependent protease subunit HslV produces MDKIKGTTIFAIRHNGASAMAGDGQVTFGNAVVMKHSAKKVRTLYRGKVVAGFAGSVADAFTLYEKFERKLEEYSGNLQRAAVELAKEWRTDQVLRKLEAMLIVMDKTSLYLIAGTGEVIEPDDGIIAIGSGGNYALSAGRALKNHAPHLSAQEIAEASLLTAADICVYTNNNLTVETL; encoded by the coding sequence TTGGATAAAATAAAAGGAACCACAATATTTGCAATACGACATAATGGAGCGTCAGCTATGGCAGGGGATGGTCAAGTGACGTTCGGCAATGCAGTCGTAATGAAACATTCTGCAAAGAAAGTACGTACATTATATAGAGGGAAAGTGGTTGCAGGATTCGCTGGCTCAGTAGCGGATGCGTTTACGTTATACGAAAAGTTTGAAAGAAAGCTTGAAGAATATAGTGGTAACTTGCAACGCGCAGCTGTGGAGCTTGCTAAGGAGTGGCGCACAGATCAAGTGCTACGTAAATTAGAAGCGATGTTAATTGTGATGGACAAAACAAGCTTGTATTTAATAGCAGGAACTGGTGAAGTAATTGAGCCAGATGATGGCATTATTGCAATTGGATCTGGGGGTAACTATGCTCTCTCAGCTGGTAGAGCATTGAAAAATCACGCACCGCATCTAAGTGCGCAAGAGATTGCTGAAGCAAGTCTTTTAACCGCGGCAGATATATGTGTGTATACAAATAATAATTTAACTGTAGAAACTCTTTAA